The Campylobacter concisus genome has a segment encoding these proteins:
- the rpmI gene encoding 50S ribosomal protein L35 codes for MPKMKTVRGAAKRFKVGKNKIKRGSAFRSHILTKKPSKRMRDLRGPHYVDSTNVSAVRKMLGV; via the coding sequence ATGCCAAAGATGAAAACCGTTCGCGGTGCTGCTAAGCGCTTTAAAGTAGGTAAAAATAAGATAAAAAGAGGCTCTGCTTTTAGAAGCCACATCTTAACAAAAAAACCTAGTAAGCGTATGAGAGACCTTCGTGGACCACACTACGTGGATAGCACAAACGTCTCAGCTGTTCGCAAAATGCTCGGCGTATAA
- the rplT gene encoding 50S ribosomal protein L20: protein MARVKTGVVRRRRHKKVLKLARGFFSARHKHFRKAKEQLERSLVYAYRDRRQKKRDFRRLWIVRINAACRLNDISYSRFINGLNKAKIELDRKILADLAMNDAKAFAALAKQAKDALK from the coding sequence ATGGCAAGAGTAAAAACAGGCGTAGTTAGAAGAAGACGCCATAAGAAAGTTTTAAAGCTAGCACGTGGCTTTTTCAGTGCTAGACATAAACACTTTAGAAAAGCTAAAGAGCAACTAGAGAGAAGTTTAGTTTATGCATACCGCGACAGACGTCAGAAAAAACGTGATTTCAGACGTTTATGGATCGTTCGTATCAATGCAGCTTGCAGACTAAACGACATTAGCTATTCAAGATTTATCAACGGCTTAAACAAAGCTAAGATCGAACTTGATAGAAAAATTTTAGCTGATCTAGCTATGAATGACGCGAAGGCATTTGCGGCACTTGCAAAACAAGCAAAAGATGCTTTGAAATAA
- the dapF gene encoding diaminopimelate epimerase: MQVSKYNASGNDFVIFHTFLSKDRSELARQICSRTNGVGADGLIVLLPYEKGVKWEFYNSDGSYAAMCGNGSRAAARYAYLNGLVSSNEFVLLTGSGEVMASVKNECIEVVLTSPKILSEPLNENGKTWYFYDTGVPHLVNFTQNLEEFDVKECRALRQKYNANVNLAKFEGGALKVRTYERGVEDETLACGTGMAACFYGATLNLNAAQCLKVYPKSGEELGLRLENGKILFSGAVKHCFDTSIEI, translated from the coding sequence ATGCAAGTTTCAAAGTACAACGCTAGTGGCAACGATTTTGTAATATTTCATACATTTTTGAGTAAAGATAGAAGTGAGCTAGCAAGGCAAATTTGCAGCAGAACGAACGGTGTGGGAGCTGATGGGCTCATCGTGCTTTTGCCTTACGAAAAGGGCGTGAAATGGGAGTTTTACAACAGCGACGGAAGCTACGCTGCGATGTGTGGCAACGGCTCGCGCGCGGCTGCTAGATATGCCTATCTAAATGGTCTTGTTAGTTCAAACGAATTTGTCTTGCTAACTGGTAGTGGCGAGGTTATGGCAAGTGTGAAAAACGAGTGTATCGAGGTTGTGCTAACAAGTCCAAAGATTTTAAGCGAGCCGCTAAATGAAAACGGCAAAACTTGGTATTTTTATGATACTGGCGTGCCTCACCTTGTAAATTTTACACAAAATTTAGAGGAATTTGACGTCAAAGAGTGCAGGGCGCTTCGTCAAAAATACAATGCAAATGTAAATTTGGCCAAATTTGAGGGTGGAGCTTTAAAGGTGAGAACCTACGAAAGGGGCGTAGAGGACGAGACGCTAGCTTGTGGCACTGGTATGGCGGCTTGCTTTTACGGCGCTACTTTAAATTTAAATGCAGCGCAATGCCTAAAAGTCTATCCAAAAAGCGGCGAGGAGCTTGGACTTAGGCTTGAAAACGGTAAAATTTTATTTAGTGGAGCGGTGAAACACTGCTTTGATACGAGTATTGAAATTTAG
- a CDS encoding C69 family dipeptidase, whose protein sequence is MKGKILASIVAMSAILGTSSLACTTILVGDKASNDGSMLVARSADSKAIKAQVFLIHPATKNQTGMHSSKAHDGANDFTYPLPKDGMRYTTIANSHTKLHGAVGYNEAGVGLSGTETIYAKDELLKIDPYNEESGITEDDIPDVLLPRMKSAKEGVKLLGEIVETKGAGEGFGVVFIDANELWYFETGTGHKWIASKIPQDEYFVTANQGRLHAYKENDPNFMGAKDVIKFAIDNKTYDPAKDGEFNFTKAYTRDDERDVTYNYPRVCWVQSMFNPSLKQDFADGQKFPVFLKPEKKLSVEDLKAAMRAHYNGTAFDNYASKDEDKKNIYRAISVFRTYESHVMQVRPWLPKEIGRVTYVALGMADLSVYLPYYEGLDGFIKGYTDGSYDADDTSIYWVYRKLQTLVMTDYEKYSPVVKEAYSKFEKELAVKQAKFEDEYVKLYKKDKKKADKLLNEFSKKTMQEAKDLTQELTNKVFTMLTADMDAKLKSLNKGKKD, encoded by the coding sequence ATGAAAGGCAAAATTCTTGCATCAATCGTCGCTATGAGTGCGATTTTAGGCACAAGTAGCTTGGCATGCACTACCATTTTAGTAGGAGATAAAGCTTCAAACGACGGCTCTATGCTAGTGGCTAGAAGCGCAGATAGCAAGGCTATAAAAGCTCAAGTCTTTTTGATCCATCCAGCTACGAAAAACCAAACTGGTATGCACAGCTCAAAAGCCCATGACGGCGCAAATGACTTTACATATCCGCTTCCAAAAGATGGTATGAGATACACAACTATCGCAAACTCACACACAAAGCTTCACGGAGCAGTCGGCTACAACGAGGCTGGCGTTGGACTAAGTGGCACTGAGACCATCTACGCAAAAGACGAGCTTTTAAAGATCGATCCATATAACGAAGAGAGCGGTATCACAGAAGATGACATCCCAGACGTGCTTTTGCCACGTATGAAGAGTGCAAAAGAGGGCGTTAAGCTTCTTGGCGAGATAGTAGAGACAAAAGGCGCTGGAGAGGGCTTTGGCGTGGTATTTATCGACGCAAACGAGCTTTGGTACTTTGAGACTGGTACTGGCCACAAATGGATCGCTTCAAAGATCCCGCAAGATGAGTACTTCGTCACTGCAAACCAAGGCAGACTACACGCTTACAAAGAGAATGATCCAAATTTTATGGGTGCAAAAGATGTGATCAAATTTGCGATCGACAACAAGACTTATGACCCTGCAAAAGATGGAGAATTTAACTTTACAAAGGCCTATACAAGGGACGATGAGAGAGATGTGACTTACAACTATCCACGTGTTTGCTGGGTTCAAAGCATGTTTAATCCAAGCTTAAAACAAGACTTCGCCGATGGTCAGAAATTCCCAGTATTTTTAAAACCAGAGAAAAAACTAAGTGTTGAAGACCTAAAAGCTGCGATGAGAGCCCACTACAACGGCACTGCGTTTGATAACTACGCCAGCAAAGATGAAGATAAGAAAAACATCTACCGCGCCATAAGCGTCTTTAGAACATACGAGTCTCACGTCATGCAGGTGCGCCCATGGCTACCAAAAGAGATCGGCCGCGTGACCTATGTCGCTCTTGGCATGGCTGATCTTAGCGTTTATTTGCCGTATTACGAGGGGCTTGATGGTTTTATAAAAGGTTACACTGATGGCTCATACGACGCTGATGATACTTCTATATACTGGGTTTATAGAAAGCTTCAAACCCTTGTGATGACTGACTATGAGAAGTATTCGCCAGTGGTTAAAGAGGCCTACTCTAAATTTGAAAAAGAGTTGGCGGTAAAACAGGCTAAATTTGAAGATGAGTACGTCAAACTTTATAAAAAAGATAAGAAAAAAGCGGACAAACTCCTAAATGAATTTAGCAAAAAAACAATGCAAGAGGCCAAGGATTTAACTCAGGAGCTTACAAATAAGGTCTTTACTATGCTTACAGCTGATATGGATGCTAAGCTAAAATCTTTAAATAAAGGCAAAAAAGACTAA
- the coaE gene encoding dephospho-CoA kinase (Dephospho-CoA kinase (CoaE) performs the final step in coenzyme A biosynthesis.), translating into MQKFPNAYVVTGSIASGKSTAINLLKKRGFSVIDADVIAHEQLEICKCEIVEFFGEQILDEVGKIDRQKLGTIVFNDPKKLKILEQILHPKIKEEILSRATNLECLGQVYFVDIPLFFEKEDRYAEFKNIAVIYAPKELLLSRLMSRNGLSLEDAKARVELQMDIEQKRKRANFIIDNSDDKKNLEQELEKFLRQICG; encoded by the coding sequence TTGCAGAAATTTCCAAACGCTTATGTCGTCACAGGCTCGATCGCTAGCGGTAAAAGCACGGCTATAAATTTGCTAAAAAAACGAGGCTTTAGTGTGATTGATGCGGACGTGATCGCTCATGAACAGCTTGAAATTTGTAAATGTGAGATAGTAGAATTTTTTGGCGAGCAAATTTTAGACGAAGTTGGCAAGATCGATCGTCAAAAACTTGGTACCATTGTTTTTAATGATCCAAAAAAATTAAAAATTTTAGAGCAAATTTTGCATCCAAAGATAAAGGAAGAAATTTTATCTCGTGCTACGAATCTTGAGTGCTTGGGGCAGGTTTATTTTGTCGATATTCCTTTGTTTTTTGAAAAAGAGGATCGATACGCTGAGTTTAAAAATATAGCTGTGATCTATGCGCCAAAAGAGCTTTTGCTAAGCCGCTTAATGAGCCGAAATGGTCTAAGTTTAGAGGACGCAAAAGCAAGAGTGGAGCTTCAGATGGATATCGAGCAAAAGCGAAAAAGGGCAAATTTTATCATAGATAATAGTGATGATAAAAAAAATTTAGAGCAAGAACTAGAGAAATTTCTAAGGCAAATTTGCGGATAG